In the Moraxella osloensis genome, one interval contains:
- a CDS encoding metallophosphoesterase: MRWIFLTVIVLLFELFTYGAGRGLQWWAGSWLSDRSSRYLMIGLFVVSNALLVFGIARLTSFGLKLSMTWLTILWFVIMSMVVVGIINLVLMKVAPQFFNAVSYQIYGQRILLPFMFFGMILMGIYNAYTPTIRHITLTANQPLAKPIRIGMVSDLHLGLMVGERQINRLTDMVKAQNVQLLLMPGDIMDDNVDYYTSQNMQPALQQLANAVPMGAYATLGNHDMYGHEGEIRDAIKKANITLLADDKVLVDNQLWLVGRLDNHATYRKATKDLMPSNTDKPIILLDHEPNEIEQNVQLPIDLQVSGHTHNGQIFPANFIVKFLNRLGYGYERINNTDVIVSSGYGFWGVPFRLGSQAELWVIDLVGKKS; the protein is encoded by the coding sequence ATGCGTTGGATATTTCTGACCGTCATTGTATTGTTGTTTGAATTGTTTACTTATGGGGCGGGGCGGGGGCTGCAGTGGTGGGCAGGGTCTTGGTTATCCGATCGGTCTTCTCGCTATTTGATGATTGGTCTATTTGTGGTGAGTAATGCGTTATTGGTGTTTGGCATCGCACGTTTGACGAGCTTTGGGCTCAAGCTGTCTATGACTTGGCTGACTATTTTGTGGTTTGTCATCATGTCGATGGTGGTGGTGGGCATTATCAATTTGGTGTTGATGAAAGTTGCCCCGCAATTTTTTAATGCCGTGAGCTATCAAATCTACGGGCAGCGCATTTTGTTGCCGTTCATGTTTTTTGGCATGATATTGATGGGTATTTATAATGCTTATACACCCACTATTCGTCATATCACCTTGACTGCCAATCAGCCACTTGCCAAACCGATTCGGATTGGGATGGTTTCAGACTTGCATTTGGGTCTAATGGTCGGTGAGCGGCAAATTAACCGATTAACCGATATGGTGAAAGCACAGAACGTGCAACTGCTGTTGATGCCTGGCGATATCATGGATGATAATGTTGACTATTATACCTCGCAGAATATGCAGCCCGCGCTGCAGCAACTAGCAAATGCCGTGCCAATGGGCGCGTATGCCACGCTAGGCAATCATGATATGTATGGGCATGAAGGCGAGATTCGCGATGCGATCAAAAAAGCCAATATCACCTTATTGGCAGATGACAAAGTGTTGGTTGATAACCAGCTTTGGTTGGTAGGAAGACTGGATAATCATGCCACTTATCGTAAAGCGACCAAGGACTTAATGCCGTCAAATACCGATAAGCCGATTATTTTACTTGACCATGAGCCCAATGAGATTGAACAAAACGTACAATTACCGATTGATTTGCAAGTGTCTGGACATACCCATAATGGGCAAATATTTCCTGCCAATTTCATTGTCAAATTTCTCAACCGTTTGGGTTACGGCTATGAACGCATCAACAATACCGATGTGATTGTAAGCTCGGGGTATGGTTTTTGGGGTGTGCCGTTTCGGTTAGGGTCGCAAGCGGAGCTTTGGGTGATTGACTTGGTCGGTAAAAAATCTTAA
- the mnmA gene encoding tRNA 2-thiouridine(34) synthase MnmA, with product MTYSTAVNLSDIASPTQTRVIVGMSGGVDSSVTAVLLKQAGFDVEGLFMKNWEEDDGTEYCTAMTDLADAQAVADKIGIKLHTANFAMEYWDRVFEHFLAEYSAGRTPNPDILCNKEVKFKAFLDYALTLGADYIATGHYARRGFSDETGKAPLLRGLDNNKDQSYFLHAVAGDKIAKTLFPVGELEKPEVRRIAEQYDLATAKKKDSTGICFIGERRFKDFLQQYLPAQKGDIYTDDGKKIGTHDGLMYYTLGQRGGIGIGGVKDRDEAPWFVLHKDLDNNRLIVGQGHDHPMLQSTELTAYKLDWVVDAPTQLFTAQGYRCTAKTRYRQPDQACTVFALDETGDTIKVVFDEPQRAVTPGQSCVFYQDDICLGGGVIQTIDAPTSLAEV from the coding sequence ATGACTTATTCAACTGCTGTTAATTTATCTGATATTGCGAGCCCTACCCAAACTCGTGTCATTGTGGGGATGTCAGGGGGCGTTGATTCTTCTGTCACCGCCGTTTTGCTCAAACAAGCAGGCTTTGACGTTGAAGGCTTGTTTATGAAAAACTGGGAAGAAGATGACGGTACCGAATATTGTACCGCCATGACTGACCTTGCCGACGCGCAAGCGGTGGCGGATAAAATCGGCATTAAACTGCATACCGCCAACTTTGCCATGGAATATTGGGATCGCGTATTTGAGCATTTTTTGGCGGAATATAGCGCCGGTCGCACCCCAAATCCTGATATTTTATGCAACAAAGAAGTCAAGTTTAAAGCCTTTTTAGATTATGCATTGACCTTGGGCGCGGACTATATTGCCACCGGTCACTATGCGCGCCGCGGTTTTAGCGATGAAACTGGCAAAGCGCCGCTGCTGCGCGGACTTGATAACAATAAAGACCAAAGCTATTTTCTGCACGCGGTGGCAGGCGATAAAATCGCCAAAACCTTGTTCCCTGTGGGTGAGTTAGAAAAACCTGAGGTACGCCGTATTGCCGAGCAATATGATTTAGCGACAGCGAAGAAAAAAGACTCTACGGGTATTTGCTTTATCGGCGAGCGACGCTTTAAAGACTTTTTACAGCAGTATTTGCCCGCTCAAAAAGGCGATATCTATACCGATGATGGCAAAAAAATCGGCACCCATGATGGCTTAATGTATTACACACTTGGTCAACGTGGCGGTATTGGTATTGGTGGGGTCAAAGATAGAGATGAGGCGCCTTGGTTTGTGTTACATAAAGACTTGGATAATAATCGCCTGATTGTCGGCCAAGGGCATGACCATCCGATGTTACAATCCACCGAATTGACCGCTTATAAGCTTGACTGGGTGGTTGATGCACCCACCCAACTGTTTACCGCCCAAGGTTATCGCTGTACCGCCAAAACGCGCTATCGTCAGCCCGATCAAGCCTGTACAGTTTTTGCCCTTGATGAAACGGGTGACACCATAAAAGTGGTGTTTGACGAGCCACAGCGTGCGGTGACGCCCGGTCAGTCTTGCGTATTTTATCAAGATGA